ccaatcatacataacagaattcagaagattcaactattgttcatagataaacttgatcataaacccacaattcatcggtctcaacaaacacaccgcaaagaagattacatcgaatagatctccacgagagagggggagaacattgtattgagatccaaaaagagagaagaagccatctagctaataactatggacccgaaggtttgaggtaaactactcacacatcatcggagaggctatggtgttgatgtagaagccttccgtgatcgatgccccctccggcggagctccggaacaggccccaagatgggatctcacgggtacagaaggttgcggcggtggaattaggtttttggctccgtatttggTAGTTTgggatacgtaggtatatataggaggaaagagtacgtcggtggagcaacagggggcccataagggtggagggcgcgcccaggagggtaggcgcgcccccctacctcgtgccctcctggttgatgtctttacgtagggtccaaatcatccggatcacgttcgttccgaaaatcacgttcccgaaggtttcattccgtttggactccgtttgatattctttttctgcgaaactctgaaataggcaaaaaaacagcaattctgggctgggcctctggttaataggttagtcccaaaaataatataaaagtgtataataaagcccaataatgtccaaaatagaatataatatagcatggaacaatcaaaaattatatatacgttggagacgtatcaagggctTGGTGCGTCGGTCGTGCGGCCGGCGCAACAGCCGTGGACAGGCTCACGGCCGACGGGGAGGAGGTCGGCGGAGGCCTACCGCGGCAGCCGGAGGCGCCGAATCCCACACCGGCTGCCTCCCGATTCGGCGGCGTCCGGGCGGCTGCGAGCCGGCTACCGGCGAGGGAGGCGACGGGGGCGACGgtggcggagggcggcggcggggatgtGGGGTGGTGGCGGCGCCGACGACGAGGTTTTGGGCGGTCGCGGCGGCGGATTCCGGCCGGCTGGTCTTCGGGCAGGCGGACGGGCGCGGGCGGGAAAGGAAAGGAAATGGCGGCTGGGCGTTTGCGCGCGGTGGCTGGTTTTGGACCAGATGCACCTCGTGATATAAATTTGCACCGCGAggtgttgtattttacatcacgaGGAGGCCGCGGTCCAATTCTTTTTGCATATGGACCGTCTGTTGGAGCAGCTTTTTTGCCCTCCAAAAGTTAGCTACTTTTACATTTCgaccatctattggagatgctctaaggatAGAGTGAGTAGCATTGGAATTTGGTTTTTAAGTGTTGCTAATGTAGGGTTTTTTTCTTTTAATGTGACGTTGGTTACTTCGAAGTCGAAATCTCAAGTAGCAATCAATCAAAGCTAAGAAAGAAAAATATCCGGTCAGCTAAGTTGAGAGTCCTTGCTGGTTAACCATGCATTTGGACGATTGGTGAAGCAACGAATCATTTTTTTAAGTTCGGGAAGCATCTAGTGCTAACCTAGATTCAGGTACTAGGTGACTCTTCACATGATCTGTTGAATGCGATTCAGAATTAGACCAATAAAACATGTATGAGAGCCTCCACAGATGAAGCCAATTTTTTTACATGAAAAACGAAAAGACCCACCATATATCAAGAAAACCATCTAGTACTAGAGATGAAAAACGAAAAGTTGAAGGATTGTTTTCATGTCAAGTTGACATTAATTTCTTTGATAGAAACCGTGCAAATTCGTCGAATAACCGGCGATGTTGCGTAGTACTGACCACACAACTCAACTCACTCCACGGTGGAATATTGACTGCTTGACTGATTTCAAACTTGAGTCTGTGTTTACTTGAGACTTGACTTGAGTACCAAAATGGCACGGCACGGCAGGCTGTCAGTTGTCACCGTGCCCTCCAACATTCAAACACAGGAATTTTCATCAGAAGAGAAAAATGTGACGATTCCCGCACGGAACAAAATGCTTGCACCTATTTCGGTACCTGGCCCCAGTTGGCCTCTACAGATCCCTGGAATCTCAACTTACGACTAGAGAATCACCGAGAATCTTAGTCGCTTTGTTGCTACGGAAAAACAAATCCTAAATAGAGATTCCGTTGTGAACTCTGAAGCCACGACCCAACAGCTGCTACAATAATTGGCTGGAATCAAAGCTCGCGCAGAATAATTGCAACGGTTGCTGCACGTACCTTATTATCATCCGACGGAACGTCACCACCTAAGCATGGGCGCCCTTCGCTGCGACCTACTCACTGGTATGATGGAATCATTACGACGTGGAATCTTTAGCCATTATGGCAGTACCAAGTTTTTCTTAAGATATTTTCAGCCACGGTAAGTACAAATTTGATGAATCGTATTACATGtgtattactccctccgttcctaaatataagtctgtGGAAAGATTCCACTATgaatcacatacggatgtatgtagatgcattttatagtgtagattcactcattttgcttcatatgtagtccatagtgaaatctctacaaagacttatatttaggaacggagggagtacatatctAAGTATTATGTTATTGATTTTACGCGGGGAGTGGtgcaatttttttttgttttatctATATTGGATTGAGTCATTTAGATGTATTATCGGTTGTTAGCTGGGTAGCGCATTCTCATTGCATCTGGATGCTTATTCTATGACAATTTAGTTGACATGAGGATGGCTAGTTTAGTTGGCAAGCACGGTAATTTTCTAGTAAAAATCAAATTGAGGACAGATATGCTTTGCTTACCAACTAACTCGTCATAGTTAACAAatataaaataccaaaaaatgTTGGATTTCCATGGTCGAATCCCGAGCGCTCAAGACTTATGGACGTCCTAAAGTTTTGCAGCGCAAAAAAGCATGTACAAGTCGAGTTGGTAAGTGGTAGGACGGGGTTGGTGGCCAGCCAAAGTTGTCGCGTCCATTGGCTGCGCCGCTAATGCATCTTTTGGTTTGTTCTTCAACAGTATAGAGCCGTGTGGAGCAGGCGGAAATTCGGAAGCGAAACGTGGAACGCATCAACAACGTACTCCAAAACCAACTTCTTTTCATTTCAACCaacttcttttcttttccttgcgATAAGACGACGACACGAGAAAATCGGTAGTGGCATGCTCTTTGAGGAGAAAAAGCGGACGCAAGTTAACGACAATGAACATGATTCGTTGTACAGAGCCCATTTACGATCAGATTAGGTTCAGTACTTGGGAATCAATAGGCTCGTCTCCGTGTATTTCCACTGATTACTCATAGCTATAACGCAAAATATCAAACGTGGGGAAGAGAAGGCGTGCTAAGACAGTGAGAAACTAAGGAGGTCTTTGTTTCCAGAGACTTTTTGTGTAGATACTAGAAAAAGTCCTGTCCTCTTAGGTTTCTAAAAAGAAAGGTCCCTCTTAGAGATTATTTTACCAAACAAGAGGGTCTACTAGGAATTAAAAGTTGCTTTTTGGACTAAATGAAGAAGAgtcttttttgggactttttAGGACTTTTTCAACAATGCCCCTCCCTGCACCCATTGCCCCGCCGTCCCATGGTGTTGTTTGGTTGTTATTTTTCTGTATACTAGGGGTGTCATTTAATAACCTAGGggtgtcatttaataacctctaggaaGGTACTCTTTTTAGTCCCTGGAAACAAATAGGGAGGGATTTtttagggactagggactttttagttgggactagagACTTTTTAGTtaggactagaaaaagtcctaggacttatgaaccaaacagggcctaaaCTACAGATCACACATAGCAACACACAGAAAACTCTGATCACAGCAAAACCATGCTTGCTGACAGCAGCACCACGAAGAGCAATCAATCAAGCCAGGAACAGAACCTTTTGATCCAAAACCATAGTCCCATCAAACTTGATTGACTGATAAATGATGTACACAAGACCAAATCAAGTCCAGCAAGAACTACACTCTAGAACCACCTTAGATGACGCATCAGACGAGACACTGAAAATGGCATACACAGGTTTACTGGCCAGCTGGTGTTGCGTTGATGATGTCGGAATCGCCTGAAAATTCAACACAAGGAACAGAGCATGATCAGAAACCCAGTTGTTGTATATCAAAGTATGAACCAGGTAAAACAATTGAGAGATGCGGTGGTAGATACCAGGGTCGATGATACTCAGGCAGCAGACTCGGAAGTATTTACCACACGCAGTTCCCAAATCAACATTGTCTGGAAATCAAACATTGGCGCTGTTACTTTTGAACAGTATATTATTGAGATAATAAAAAAGTTTGACATGATTATGACTGCTTTACCATCTTATATGCACTATTTCAAACTATTGATTAGCTTACTACTATACTTCCACAGCAAAGTAATAGACAGGACTGTGAGCCAAGTAGGAAGGGTTTCGCAGTGTCATGGGAAGAAGTGAACATCATCTCACAGAACTCACCACTAGACAAAAGTTGGATTAAATAGGAATGCAAACTTACTTCCATGGTAGTGGTGGACAGTGATCTTCGCCAACATAGCATAGTACTCAATCTCAGACTTGCGGAGCGGAGGGCAGTTGTTAGCAAGGATCACAAGCTTTGCTGTAAATAGGATGCAACCACATTATTTGATATCAGACTGTCAACCATCATCAAATTACAAAAGAAACAACGTGAAATTGCTGTTACGCCAAGCAGAAGAAATCTCCTACTAATAAGCAGTGATATATCAGGAGAATTATTAAGGCATAGAGTTATCCACAATGGCCATATGAATACAGGCATGTGCAATGGCTAGGAGGATCAGAGTACTGGCTTGGTTTCTCTGAAGAGAAATAATAGCGCTCAGCATGTTCATTGTCGATCATCTGGGGAAAGGATCATCATATCCTCCAAATAGAATGGCACATTGAAAACGAATAGAATGCGTAGTAAATCTAGCATAGAGAAACCTACATCTATTTGTAGAAATTTGAGAATTACTATTGACTCATACTCGATGGCCATATGAATAGATCCACTAGTAATCAGTTTTCAACGCCTAATGGGCGCATCAAAACAATAAAGAAGACATAGATGGTGCCAAACAAAGATAACAAACCACAAAACAGTAGCAAGCAATGAAGAACAAAAATCTGTACTACTGGGCAGATCAGAGTCCTGGCTTGGTTTCTCCTAAGAGAAATTATAGCGCTCAGCATGTTCATTGTCGATCATCTGGGGAAAGGATCATCATGTCCACCAAAGTAGTACGTGTACGTCAAAGAAATTTGCAGATCATAGCTTAGGCTGAGCTAGTTAATTGTTTATCATCTAGGTAAAGGATCATCCTTATCTAGTTCAAAATAACATAGGTACAGCATATAAAATCtaaataaatatatatatataggtaaatTGTTTGGGGCACCTAGGTGCCTGGGCAGTGGGCACCTAGCATTAGTACCTCACATGTCAACCCATTtgcatttatatatatatatatatatatatatatatatatatatatatatatatatatatatatatataatatcaacACAATCCACATAATAGTTGCACATCTTAAAAGCATGAGATAATTTTGGAGGGACTAACGAAATTTCAAGCACCTAACTGGAGTACAACACATAACAGAACAGAATGCTACCAAGTAATCAAGTACTAAAATGTTTGATAACAGGCATTACCAGTCAACTCTCTAATAAACATACAGAAATGCCGAATCACTATGAGATATACACCACCATCAGCTACTGGACCACAGCAATGAGCCCATATTATTAGAAGAGCCAGGGTGAAGCTGATCACTATGGCATCGACTCATACACAGCAGCAATGAGATACACTGGTAATCAGTTTTTGCGATGCGCAAGAACACATTTCAACGTCCATTTATCCAAAATCAAAGCTTAGAAGGTCACACCAACAGAAACTCGAGCGTTTCCTGACTAAAACTCGGGATCTAAACACCATATTATGTAGGGATTATTCCATCTGTGCCCCCaattccttagttgtgctcagttTTCCCCACATGGGTAAAAGTGAGGGATTTTGAGCAATTTTTCGGGGGCAAAAGTGAGGAAAATGTGAAAGCAGAAAACCCGACGCATGGGGAAAAGTGAGGAAAAAGTTAACGAATGGGGAAaactgagcacaactaaggaaccGGGGGCATAGAATTAATAATCCCTATTATGTATATTCAACTAGAAAATACTAGCATACAATTCGCACAAACTAGGGCCCATGAAACACATGCAATACTGAGCGCGGTGGAAACTATGCAAGGGAGGATGGGTTCTTACCCTTGGAGTTCCTGAGGGTCCTGAGGACGGTCTTGTAGCCGAGCGTGTACTTGCCGCTCTTCATGACAAGCTGCAGCTTGTTGTTGATGTTGTCCCCCGACTTCTTCTGCGCCATCACAACAAATACACCGGAAATCAGCAAGACAGAAAGAACAGAACACCGTGAGGAACGGGAAAAGGAACCGAAGTGAATGGCGGGAACCGGCAAAGCTACAGAAGAGCGTCGCGGCAGGTCGACATGAACATGGGGATAGATCAGGGTGGTGGGCGGGGAAGGGGGGTGTTACCGTCTTCTTGGTGGAGGTCACCATGGTTGCGCCCCGAGGAGAAGTGGCGGCGTCGGCTGCGGCTTCTGCTCGGGGATGTCTGCGAGGTGGAGGAGTCAGTTGCGCTAGGGTTTGGATTATAaagcccgggggggggggggggggggggggggggtttgctcGGCGTGGGCTTAGTGAGCTGCGGCATGGAATTGCCCAGTGGGCTTTCGGGCCGAATTTATTGAAAGAAGTCTATTTTTCACCCCAAATGCGGTCCGAGGGACAAATACCCCCTAAGTCGAATTTGGTATGATTTTAACCCTCAAATCATCAAAACCGGGTAAATTCCCCCCTGAGTGGTTTTGCTCAGATTTTAGGCGGTTTTCTGATTTGAGTGTGTGACCGGGCGTGTAGGTCGAGAGAGTAAAGGGGTGTTCACATGGTATGGTTGGGTTGAGTCAAGTTGAATGCAGCGTGGCACTTCTCCCAGGTCACTTCGCCTCCCCTGCTCTCTCAGTCCCCGTCGCCGCCGTGGGTCGCAGGCTCGCAGCCGAGACAGGTCACGGTCGAGCTGACGAATTACTGAAAAAGATTGAAACGGAAGGCCTCTATGCATGGTATGGAAGGGCGACTTGACCCGTGATTCTACTTTGTCGTGGTGATGGTTGGCTGCGAATATGAGCACGATGGTGCCGCTCGTGGGAACATGAGCTATGTCGCTCAGCCGCCGGGCGGCCCTTCtcccctctggtcgccgtcgcctcTCGTCATCGGCCTGCCTTCTTGCCGTCGTCGCCAGCGCTTGCCACGGCCGGGAGGACGAGGCGCTTGCCCACCACCATTTGCCGTTGTTGCCACTGGTCGTGCGCTCGTGGCCAAGACGGCTCCCTCGCGCTTGCGTGGCTTCGGAGGAAGCGCGGCCGCTGGTTTAGGCTAGCTGCAGCAGAGTCGAACGCGGCGCCGGCGACCAAGGCGTGTGCAGGAGGGCTACACGGTCCACATTGCAGGCCGCATCATGGTGGTCGCCATCGCGGGGACGACTGGCGTGGTGGGCGTCTTCAGGCGCGGATCTTGGAGGTGGTCTATCATCTGCGCGCGCGGATTAGACAGATTCAGCGCGTGGATCTTGACGTCGATGGCCGGCGTGTCGGTCATCTCCAATGGCACCAGTGGTGGGTACTACGACGCCAAGGACTACACACACGCTTTCTATGGGGCCGGTGACGACGCATAAACCGGCGCTGCAGGCTTCTAGGGCAACTACGCCACTGGGCTAGCCGGGGCTGGGAACACAGCCGGCTCCAGGTTGCGACCCACGGCGGCGCCGACGACTGGAGAGAAGGGGAAGGGGAGACAAAACAACAGGCGAGAAGATCCAACCCAAGCATGCCACGTCAGCACCACTTTACTTCCTGTACCTACACGCCACGTCAAAGACTGAAGCCAAAAACCGCCTAAAATCGAAACAAAACCGCTTAGGGGCAATATCTATCTAGTTTTCAGGATTTGAGGGTTAAAATTGTACTAAATTTGAGTTCAGGGGTATTTGTTCCTCAGGCCACATTTGAGGGTGAAAGTTAGACTTCTTTCGAATTTATTAGAAGATGCATCCTTATGAGCTTCTTTCAGCAAAAGTTGATTTGGATCGATCAAAGGGGCGGTCCTTGGACTGCTGCCCGATCTTGGTTAGGGGTTTGCCGAGAGGTAGGGAGTCTAGGGTTTCGACAACAGGCCCGCTGGAGAGAGTTTCTTCGGGCTAGGTAACGAACATGGCGAACAAAGCTTTTGGATCAGGCAAACAAGAGGATCTGGAGCGCGATGATGAAGGAATTGGGTCTCTCGGAGGAGGACCTAGATGACGTCGTTGTGGATCAGAAAACTGTGCTGCCGGAGGCGACGTGATGGATGGCAATTGCTAGGGTTCACAATGAAAAACCCTATAGTCAATTCTGGTTCTACAAGAACATGAGGGCCGCATGGGATCTGGCACAGAAGGTGAACATCCGCCCACTCGAGGACAACCTATATACCCTACAGTTTTCATGCCTCGGTGATTGGGAGCGCGTGATGGAGGATGGTCCGTGGGCTTTCCACGGAGATGCAGTGATTCTGGCAGAGTATGATGGTTTCACCAAGCCGTCGACGATCAAACTGGA
The Aegilops tauschii subsp. strangulata cultivar AL8/78 chromosome 3, Aet v6.0, whole genome shotgun sequence genome window above contains:
- the LOC109763066 gene encoding large ribosomal subunit protein eL30, producing the protein MVTSTKKTKKSGDNINNKLQLVMKSGKYTLGYKTVLRTLRNSKAKLVILANNCPPLRKSEIEYYAMLAKITVHHYHGNNVDLGTACGKYFRVCCLSIIDPGDSDIINATPAGQ